In the genome of Streptomyces sp. SAI-127, the window CCGCCGCGAGTCGGCGAAGGACCGCGCCAGCGCGTCCGGCACCGTGCCCTCCCACTCGGTCAACCGGTAACCGGGGTGCGGCAGTTCGAGGAGTGCGTCGATCGCGGCACGATCGACGTCGGCCAGCGGCAGCCGGGCGTACGTGAGCGCCAGGACCTGCCGGAATCCCCGCGCGGCCAGGAACAGATCGGCGGGTGAGCCCTGTACGGCCTGCGCGATCACCGACCGCCGCCGCTCTGCCTTCGCGGCGCCCACGGCGGCCTCGAGCAGCCGGCTTCCGACGCCCTGCCGCCGCTCGGCGCCGTGCACGGCCAGTTGGAGTTCGGCGAGGTGCTCCTGCCCCTCCTTCGTGAACAGCCGCAGGAAGGCGGACCCGAGCGGGACCCCGTCGTCGCCCGAGGCCAGCCAGGCCAGACGGCGGCTGGAGGCGGCGGGCTCGGGGTCGGCGAGCGGGGTGATGTGGAAGGGCAAGCGAGTCTCCGTCACGGGAGGAGGGGCGGCGGGCGCTTGAAGCCTGCCGTCGTACTCCGGCGGGCGCAACGGGATTTGCCGTCGGGGCGCCCCCACGTCGAAGCACCCCCACTCGGGACACCCACGCGCGTCGGAGCACCCCCACTCAGGGCACCCACGCGCGGCGGCGCGCCGGAGACTCCGGCGCGCCGCGTTCTCGCGCGTGCTGCTGTGGTGCGTGCTGCTGTGGTGCGTGGTGCCTGGTCCCGTCAGACCGTCAGCGGCGCGCCTTCGACCGGTCCAGCGCCGCCACGCCGAGCGCGGCGAGGCCGATCTGGATGAGCCACTCGACCCAGTCGACGCCCTTGGTGTCGGCCACGTCGAAGGCCCCGGCGATCGCCGAGCCGATCAACGCGGCCACGATGCCGACCAGAATGGTCCACAGAATTCCGATGCGCTGACGGCCCGGAACCACGAGCCGGCCCAGGACACCGATGACTATGCCGATCACGATGGCACTGATGATGCCGTCGACTTCCATCTCCGCCCCTTTTCCGATGAGCCCCGATGTAGTCCGGATGCCCCCTGGGAGCGGCGTCAGTCCGGCTCCGTCCCAACCATCGGTCAACACCCGGTCAATCCTGGTCGGGAGGACCTGGGCGGTTCTGTTCAGCCTTATGAGTGTCATGTACCGTTCAAATTGATCGTGTATCTATGCGCGTAGTCCCCCTCCCCGCATCACCACTCCCCAACTCCTCACGGAGGTATGCCGGATGCTCGGACTTACCGTTCCCCGCCACAGACTCGGCGCGGTCCTCGCCGGGTTCAGCCTCGTCGCCGCAGGTGTCGCCGTGCAGGTCACCCCCGCCGCCGCTGCCACCCCGCACCGGATCCTCTTCGACAACGCCCACGCCGAGACGGCCGGCAACGCGGACTGGATCATCTCCACCAGCCAGCCCGACCCCCTGGGCGAGGACTCCTCGCCCTCCGCCGAGACCGACTGGACCGGCGCCATCTCCTCCTGGGGCGTCGCCCTCCAGAAGACCGGCGACTACAGCCTCAAGACCGCCACGAGCGCCCTCACTTACGGCGGCTCCTCGGCCACCGACCTGTCGAACTTCGACACCCTGGTCCTGCCCGAGCCCAACACGCTCTTCACCACCGCCGAGAAGACGGCGATCATGACCTTCGTGAAGAACGGCGGCGGCCTCTTCATGATCTCCGACCACACCGGCGCCGACCGCAACAACGACGGTGAGGACGCGGTCGAGATCCTCAACGACCTGATGACCAACAACAGCGTCGACTCGACCGACCCGTTCGGCTTCTCCATCGACTCGCTGAGCATCAGCTCGGACTACCCGAGCGCCATCAGCGACAGCAGCAACCCCGTCCTGCACGGCTCCTTCGGCACCGTGACCAAGAGCCTGATCGCCAGCGGCACCACGGCCACCCTCAAGCCCGCCGACAACTCCGCCGTCAAGGGCCTGCTCTACCGCACCGGTTACTCGGGCAACACCGGAGCCTTCTTCGCGACCAGCACCTTCGGCAGCGGCCGCGTCGCCTTCTGGGGCGACAGCTCACCCATCGACGACGACACCGGCCAGTCCGGCAACACCCTCTACGACGGCTGGAACGATTCCGGCGCCACCAACGCGGCCCTCGCTCTGAACGCCACGGAATGGCTGGCCGGCGGCAGCACCAGCGGCGGCGGCGATGACGGCGGCGGCGGTTCCACCTGCACGTCCGCCCAGCTCCTCGGCAACAACGGCTTCGAGTCGGGCAGCAGCACCTGGAGTTCCACCAGCGGCGTGATCACCAACTCCGCCGACGAGTCCGCCCGCACCGGCTCCTACTACGCCTGGCTCGCCGGCTACGGCTCCGCGCACACCGACACCCTGTCCCAGTCGGTGACGGTCCCGGCCGCGTGCACCACGGCCGCGCTCAGCTTCTACCTGCACGTCGACACGGCCGAGACCACCACCAGCACCGCCTACGACACCCTCAAGGTGCAGGTCCTCAACAGCTCGGGCACCGTACTGAGCACCCTGGCCACGTACTCGAACCTCAACGCGGCCTCCGGCTACACCCAGCGCAGCTTCAGCCTGGCGGGCTACGCCGGCCAGACCGTCACCCTCAAGTTCACCGGCACGGAGGGCTCCACCCTCCAGACGTCCTTCGTCATCGACGACACGGCACTGAACGTCAGCTGACCCGCTCCGGGACCCACCCGGTCGCGGCCGTCACCTCGGCCGCGATGTCGATCACCGTGCGCCCGTCGGTCACCACGCGCAGCGTGCCGACGGGCGCACGCTCGTCCAGCATCCGTGCCTTGCGGGCGCTGCCCCGCAGCTCCTCCTCCAGCTCGGAGCCGAGTTCCCGCCCGGCGAGACGCCGCTCGGTCGTCTCGTCGCTCGCGGTGAGCAGGACCCGCACGATCCGGACACCGTCGCCCATCGCCCGCCGGAACACGCCCGTCGACTCCTCCAGCACGCTCACGGTGTTGGTGTAGACGAGACGCCGGTAACCGAGTTCGGCGTAGTTCCCCCACACGGCGGTCAGGTTGCGCTCAGCGATGGCGGCCCGGCGCGGATCGCCCTCGGGGGCCGGATGCACCTGCCCCATGAAGTCCCCGTCGATCACGGCATGGGCGACGTGAGCGGCCCGCAGCCGCGCCGAGACCTCCCAGCCCACGGTCGTCTTGCCGACTCCGGCGCGTCCTCCGAGGAGCAGTACCTCCGCATGATCCATACGGCGAGACTGGCACGCCAAGTCCCCGCAGGGCCACGGAGTTTCAGGCCCGCAGCCGCCACGTGCGCAGGACGACCTCCCGGCCCCGCGACACCCTTGTGACCGGCGGCTCGTCCGTGAGCTCGAACGCACAGGACCGGGCGACCGCCTCGCTCGCCGCGTTGGCGGCGTCGATGCGCAGCACCACTCGACGGGGCCGGATCTCCCGAACCGCGTACTCGGCCGCGAGGCGCACCGCCCGCCCGGCGAGCCCCTGGCCCCGGTGGGCGGGCCCGACGCCGTAGGCGAGCTCCAGGTCACGCTCGTCCGAACCGCTGCGGAACAGCAACACCTCCCCGCGGGGGAGGAGCCCGTCCGTGGTGACGGCCAACTGGATCTTCCGTCCCTCGGCCTGTCCCTCGCGCGCACCGGCGAGATAGGCGCGCGCCGCGTCCAGGTCGAACGGTGAGGCCACCGGCGTCCAGCGGGCCATCTCCGGATCGTCGTAGAGCGCGACCAGGTCGGCGAGGTCGGTGTCCGCCCACTCACGCAGCCGGACGCCGTAGCCTTCGAGACGTGCGGGCGCGACGAGGGTGAAGGTCTTGTTCGTGTCCATGGGTCGATCCTGCCCCGGGAGGCGGTCGGTGGAGGAGTCGGTGCTCGGCGGCGGCGCGGTCAACGAGG includes:
- a CDS encoding GNAT family N-acetyltransferase, whose translation is MPFHITPLADPEPAASSRRLAWLASGDDGVPLGSAFLRLFTKEGQEHLAELQLAVHGAERRQGVGSRLLEAAVGAAKAERRRSVIAQAVQGSPADLFLAARGFRQVLALTYARLPLADVDRAAIDALLELPHPGYRLTEWEGTVPDALARSFADSRRAMDDMPMEGTDFGRVVWDVERVVAAAEAVARRGELLHTVAAVDATDGSVVGFSELVVPGDGSGDGQHYGTAVLPEHRGKGLARWMKAAAVRHALERHPRLSGLCTDTAESNKPMLAVNDSLGYLPTHKSVEYQLDL
- a CDS encoding GlsB/YeaQ/YmgE family stress response membrane protein; translation: MEVDGIISAIVIGIVIGVLGRLVVPGRQRIGILWTILVGIVAALIGSAIAGAFDVADTKGVDWVEWLIQIGLAALGVAALDRSKARR
- a CDS encoding hydrolase; its protein translation is MLGLTVPRHRLGAVLAGFSLVAAGVAVQVTPAAAATPHRILFDNAHAETAGNADWIISTSQPDPLGEDSSPSAETDWTGAISSWGVALQKTGDYSLKTATSALTYGGSSATDLSNFDTLVLPEPNTLFTTAEKTAIMTFVKNGGGLFMISDHTGADRNNDGEDAVEILNDLMTNNSVDSTDPFGFSIDSLSISSDYPSAISDSSNPVLHGSFGTVTKSLIASGTTATLKPADNSAVKGLLYRTGYSGNTGAFFATSTFGSGRVAFWGDSSPIDDDTGQSGNTLYDGWNDSGATNAALALNATEWLAGGSTSGGGDDGGGGSTCTSAQLLGNNGFESGSSTWSSTSGVITNSADESARTGSYYAWLAGYGSAHTDTLSQSVTVPAACTTAALSFYLHVDTAETTTSTAYDTLKVQVLNSSGTVLSTLATYSNLNAASGYTQRSFSLAGYAGQTVTLKFTGTEGSTLQTSFVIDDTALNVS
- a CDS encoding AAA family ATPase, yielding MDHAEVLLLGGRAGVGKTTVGWEVSARLRAAHVAHAVIDGDFMGQVHPAPEGDPRRAAIAERNLTAVWGNYAELGYRRLVYTNTVSVLEESTGVFRRAMGDGVRIVRVLLTASDETTERRLAGRELGSELEEELRGSARKARMLDERAPVGTLRVVTDGRTVIDIAAEVTAATGWVPERVS
- a CDS encoding GNAT family N-acetyltransferase; amino-acid sequence: MDTNKTFTLVAPARLEGYGVRLREWADTDLADLVALYDDPEMARWTPVASPFDLDAARAYLAGAREGQAEGRKIQLAVTTDGLLPRGEVLLFRSGSDERDLELAYGVGPAHRGQGLAGRAVRLAAEYAVREIRPRRVVLRIDAANAASEAVARSCAFELTDEPPVTRVSRGREVVLRTWRLRA